The Alphaproteobacteria bacterium nucleotide sequence CAATTTGGCCTCCCGCATAGCTGTCATGCCCATTACGGAAATTCGTGCCCTGCAAGGACTCCGCTGATATAGCAATCGGTCGATACAAATATCGGAGAGAGGCACGGCACGCCATGTTTGCCGATCCACGACGACTGGCCGTGGCGCTTGCCGGGCTTTGCGCTTTTGTCGACCTTTATGCGACGCAATCGCTTTTGCCGCTTTTCGCCGAGGAATTCCACGCAAGTCCCGCGCAAGTCAGCCTTACCGTGAGTGCGACAACCTTGGCCGTCGCACTCGTGGCACCATTCGTCGGAATCGCGGCCGATCTTCTTGGTCGCAAACGTATCATCGTGGGGGCGATGTTCTGCCTCGTGGCACCAACGGTATTCATCTCGTTTGCCCCCGACCTGAAAGCCCTCCTGCTCGGCCGCTTTGCGCAAGGCCTGCTTCTGCCGCCGATCTTCGCTGTGACGGTCGCGTATATTGGCGACGAGTGGCCAAGTGCCGACGTGCCGGCGGTGACTGGGATCTATATTGCCGGGTCCGGCCTTGGCGGATTTCTCGGTCGCTTCCTCAGTGGACTGGTGAGCGAAGCCTGGGGCTGGCGCGTCGCCTTCGGCGTACTCGGGGCCCTCACAATCGTCTGCGCCATCGTGGTCGCGTTCCTTCTTCCGCGCGAAAAGAGCTTCGTGCGTTCGCCCAGCATGGCAAGCTCGTTTCGGGCCATGCTGTCCCATCTCGGCGACGCGCGCATGATCGCAACCTACGTTGTCGGATTTGCCACGCTCTTCAGCTTCGTCTCGAGCTTCACCTACGTGAACTTCCACTTGGCAGCAGCACCCTTCAATTTGACGCCCGCGTGGCTCGGTTCGATTTTCGTCGTCTACCTCTTCGGCGTCGCCGCGAGCCCGGTCGCGGGCCGGGTCATGCACCGCTTTGGCCGCGGGGCGGTCGTGCTTTGGGCAATCGGATGCTGGTGTGCCGGTCTCCTCCTTACGCTTCTACCTTCGCTTGTTGCGATCATGGCGGGGCTTGCCATCGCGGCGGCGAGCGGATTCGTCTTCCAGACTTGCGCCACGAGCTATTTGACCGCGACCGCGACGGTCGCGCGTTCCTCGGCGGTCGGACTCTACGTGACTTGCTACTACATAGGCGGTAGTGCCGGTGCGGTGGCGCCCGCGCCCGCTTGGCGCCTCTTCGGGTGGCCCGGCTGCGTGGGATTGACCGTGGCGGTTCTCCTCATCGCCCTCGTGATCGTGTTGCGTTTTTGGCGCGAGCCGAGGCCGATCCAGCAAACGTGAGTACACTCCCGCAACGCGCGGCGGCGTGCTAATTGTCGCCCGCGGCGAACAGCACGGTATTAATTGCAGATTGATGAGAGAGCGATGGACCGGAGCCAAAAACAAGGAGAGCGACACGAGATGTTGATCGATCACGACAAGTTGCGCGCGATTGCCAAGCGCGTCTTTGAGGCCGGCGGCAGCAGCGCCGAAGAGGCGGGAATCGTTTCAGACCATTTGATCGAGGCCAACTTGCGCGGCCACGACAGCCACGGCGTGGGTATGATCCCGCGTTACGTCGGCAATCTCCGCCTCGGCACCGTGACGCCCAACCGCAAGGGGCGCATCCTGAAGGAATCGGGTGCGATCGTGGCCTATGACGGCGAACGCGGCTATGGCCAGGTGGTCGCGGCGGCGGCAACACGGCTCGCTATCGAGCGAGCCGAAAAAAACGGCGTTTCTGTCGTCGCACTTCGGAACGCGCACCATATCGGTCGCGTCGGCACTTACGGCGAGATGTGCGCGGAAGCAGGCCTCGTCTCGGTGCATTTCGTGAACGTGATCGGCCACAATCCGATCGTGGCCCCTCACCGCGGCGGCGACGCGCGCCTGTCGACAAATCCGTTGTGCGTGGCCGTGCCCGCGGCCGAGCCCGGCCGACCGATCATCCTCGACATGGCGACGAGCAAAGTAGCCCTCGGCAAGGTGCGCGTTGCAAAGAATCGAGGGGTCGCGATGGGCCCCGCCCATATCATCGACTCCGGTGGTAAACCGACAACCGATCCAAATGCCATGTTCCAAAAACCGACCGGCGCCATTCTCCCGATGGCGGAGCACAAAGGGTATGCGCTCGCCTTCATCTGCGAGCTGCTTGCGGGGGCGATCGGCGGCGGCGGCACGCTGCGCCCCGAGAATCAGGGCCTCGACACCATCACGAACTGCATGCTGAGCTTTGTGATCGATCCCTCGAGGATCGCCGAGCGCGACTGGATGCGGGATGAGATCCTGGCCATCACACGCTATGTCACGGCGTCGCCCGCGCAAAATCCGGGCGAGCCTGTGTTGATCCCAGGCGACCCCGAGCGCCTGTCGCGCCTCGAACGCGCAAAGAACGGCGTGCCCCTCGACGCGGAGACGTGGCGAGAGATCGTCAACGCCGGCGAGAGCCTTGGCCTTCGCGTCGAGGCACCCAACATGTCCGCGTCTTAGGGCGCGCAATAGCGAGATTTGCCGCCGTGCCAGCGCATATCCCCAAGCCCTTGAAATCGCGCGGCGCGTCAAGAGTGGATCGGTGCTGCCTTGCGACGGCATTTGCCTCGCCGACCGACACACGCCACTCCAAGTTCCGATGGACAAAGCAGCGTTGGCTCGGCCTCCTTGACTGCCGTCGGCCCCGAAGAGGACCATGCGAGACGCGAACCCGAGGATGCATTGCATGAACAAGCGACAATCCGCGCCCCAGCAGCCGCACGAGAACCCAGATCGACACGAGCCTTTCAACATCGTCTACTTCGAGCGCTGGGCCGATCCAATCGCGGAGGAGATTCTTGCCGCCGAGCCCTTTGTCCGCCTCATCCGGCTCACGCGGGGTGATTCGCCCGCCACCATCGCCGCCGCGTTCAATGCGGCACATGGCTTCCAGGTCACATCGGCCAGAAGCGATACCATCATCGCACCGGACGGAGCCCTCCTCGCGCGCGCACCAAACCTCGTTGCGATCTCAACCGGCGGTGCTGGCTACGACACGGTCGAGGTCGAGGCCTGCACCGCGGCAGGAATCATCGTCGTCAATCAAAGCGGCCTCAACAAGCAGGCGGTCGCCGAACACGTGCTCGGCATGATGCTATGCCTCAGCAAGCGCATGATCCAATCCGATCGGGCGATGCGGCGGGACCGCAGTTGGACGCGACAGAACTACGTGGGGGAGGACATCCACGGCAAGACCATCGGCATCATTGGGGTCGGCAATATCGGAACTTTGGTTGCGAAATCCTGCGCGAGTGCATTCGCCATGACCGTGCTGGGATCCGATCCCTATCTTACAGCCGAGGAAATGGCGGCACGGGGTGCGCGCAAGGTGAGTCTCGAAACGCTTCTCGGAGAGGCCGACTTCGTCTCCGTCAATTGTCCCCTTACCAAAGAGACGAACGGCATGATTGGCAAACGCCAATTCCAGATGATGAAAAAGAGCGCCTTTTTCATTCAGACCGCACGGGGTGGCATTCACGATGAGTCGGACTTGGTCGAGGCGTTGCACGAGGGCCGGATCGCGGGCGCGGGGATCGACGTTTTCATGACCGAACCCCCACCCCTCGACCATGCACTCCACGGTTTCGACAATGTGCTGCTCACGCCGCATAATGCAGGGGTCACCCGTCAAGCCTATCGTTCGATGGCCGAGGGTGCCGCGCGGCAATGGCTCGCGATCCTCAAGGGCGAGCGTCCGCCACGTCTCTTGAACCCGGAGGCCTGGCCCGCGTTTCGCGAGCG carries:
- a CDS encoding MFS transporter, which codes for MFADPRRLAVALAGLCAFVDLYATQSLLPLFAEEFHASPAQVSLTVSATTLAVALVAPFVGIAADLLGRKRIIVGAMFCLVAPTVFISFAPDLKALLLGRFAQGLLLPPIFAVTVAYIGDEWPSADVPAVTGIYIAGSGLGGFLGRFLSGLVSEAWGWRVAFGVLGALTIVCAIVVAFLLPREKSFVRSPSMASSFRAMLSHLGDARMIATYVVGFATLFSFVSSFTYVNFHLAAAPFNLTPAWLGSIFVVYLFGVAASPVAGRVMHRFGRGAVVLWAIGCWCAGLLLTLLPSLVAIMAGLAIAAASGFVFQTCATSYLTATATVARSSAVGLYVTCYYIGGSAGAVAPAPAWRLFGWPGCVGLTVAVLLIALVIVLRFWREPRPIQQT
- a CDS encoding hydroxyacid dehydrogenase, with translation MNKRQSAPQQPHENPDRHEPFNIVYFERWADPIAEEILAAEPFVRLIRLTRGDSPATIAAAFNAAHGFQVTSARSDTIIAPDGALLARAPNLVAISTGGAGYDTVEVEACTAAGIIVVNQSGLNKQAVAEHVLGMMLCLSKRMIQSDRAMRRDRSWTRQNYVGEDIHGKTIGIIGVGNIGTLVAKSCASAFAMTVLGSDPYLTAEEMAARGARKVSLETLLGEADFVSVNCPLTKETNGMIGKRQFQMMKKSAFFIQTARGGIHDESDLVEALHEGRIAGAGIDVFMTEPPPLDHALHGFDNVLLTPHNAGVTRQAYRSMAEGAARQWLAILKGERPPRLLNPEAWPAFRERYQRFVGYQRVR
- a CDS encoding malate/lactate/ureidoglycolate dehydrogenase, yielding MDRSQKQGERHEMLIDHDKLRAIAKRVFEAGGSSAEEAGIVSDHLIEANLRGHDSHGVGMIPRYVGNLRLGTVTPNRKGRILKESGAIVAYDGERGYGQVVAAAATRLAIERAEKNGVSVVALRNAHHIGRVGTYGEMCAEAGLVSVHFVNVIGHNPIVAPHRGGDARLSTNPLCVAVPAAEPGRPIILDMATSKVALGKVRVAKNRGVAMGPAHIIDSGGKPTTDPNAMFQKPTGAILPMAEHKGYALAFICELLAGAIGGGGTLRPENQGLDTITNCMLSFVIDPSRIAERDWMRDEILAITRYVTASPAQNPGEPVLIPGDPERLSRLERAKNGVPLDAETWREIVNAGESLGLRVEAPNMSAS